One stretch of Bacteroidota bacterium DNA includes these proteins:
- the yihA gene encoding ribosome biogenesis GTP-binding protein YihA/YsxC, producing the protein MKISTVDFVVGVANLKQLPKTNLPEIIFIGRSNVGKSSLLNKLCNRKNIARVSATPGKTRELNYYLINKELYFVDLPGYGYAKVAEHVKAGWTQMIEEFFHTRRQIALAIQIVDARLGPTELDNTMMGWLDFYKVPFLLILTKADKLPKNKLITQMNTIGAQLSKYKHLVGLQPFSAVTGDGRIELLKTIDRQIEEKELPSTKLVTAVA; encoded by the coding sequence ATGAAAATTTCTACTGTTGATTTTGTTGTTGGCGTAGCAAACTTAAAACAACTTCCCAAGACCAATCTTCCCGAAATAATTTTTATCGGTCGCTCCAATGTCGGCAAATCCTCGTTGCTCAATAAATTATGCAATCGAAAAAATATTGCACGTGTCAGTGCAACGCCGGGAAAGACTCGCGAGCTGAACTACTATCTGATCAATAAAGAACTCTATTTTGTTGATTTGCCCGGCTACGGATATGCAAAGGTTGCCGAACATGTGAAAGCCGGCTGGACACAAATGATCGAAGAGTTTTTTCACACTCGCAGGCAAATTGCGCTTGCCATTCAAATTGTTGATGCCCGGTTAGGACCAACCGAACTGGATAATACCATGATGGGCTGGCTCGACTTTTATAAAGTTCCGTTTCTTCTTATCCTGACCAAAGCAGATAAACTTCCGAAGAACAAACTCATTACCCAAATGAATACCATCGGTGCACAACTGAGCAAGTATAAACATCTTGTCGGCCTCCAGCCGTTCTCAGCAGTGACCGGCGACGGCAGAATCGAATTGTTAAAAACGATCGATCGCCAGATTGAAGAAAAAGAACTTCCTTCAACAAAACTTGTCACAGCAGTAGCGTAA
- the rplQ gene encoding 50S ribosomal protein L17, whose translation MIHGRSGRKLQRTASHRKALLNSLSTSLLRHKRIQTTLAKAKETRMVVEKLITRAKNAVAKEVEGGPKNIHARREVARHINDKEVVQMLFNEIAPKVASRPGGYTRVIKLGQRLGDGAHVAMIELVDFALGMDTPAEPVKKKQDRRARVNQKKRAKSEPDAEAGETASA comes from the coding sequence ATGATACACGGACGATCAGGAAGAAAATTACAACGAACCGCAAGCCATCGCAAAGCATTGTTGAACTCGCTTTCAACATCATTGCTGCGTCATAAGAGAATTCAAACAACATTGGCAAAAGCAAAAGAAACGCGTATGGTTGTTGAGAAATTGATCACGCGTGCAAAAAATGCAGTTGCAAAAGAAGTTGAAGGCGGACCAAAAAATATTCACGCGCGTCGTGAAGTGGCTCGACATATCAATGATAAAGAAGTTGTGCAGATGCTGTTCAATGAGATTGCACCCAAAGTTGCATCACGTCCCGGCGGTTATACTCGCGTGATCAAACTCGGACAACGTCTTGGGGACGGTGCGCATGTGGCAATGATCGAACTGGTGGATTTTGCGCTTGGCATGGATACGCCGGCAGAACCGGTGAAAAAGAAACAAGATCGTCGTGCTCGTGTTAATCAGAAGAAGAGGGCGAAGAGCGAACCCGATGCAGAAGCTGGTGAAACAGCCTCGGCATAA
- a CDS encoding DNA-directed RNA polymerase subunit alpha, with product MSNTQFQMPENVLLEESSGTDRFGRFIVQPLEKGYGVTIGNALRRVLLSSLPGYAITAIRIEGIVHEFTALPGIVEDVTDMILNLKQVRLKATNKKVGKVTVHLKGPGKFLAGDIQKATPEVEILNPELHIATLNKDADFEIEFRIGRGKGYVTAEENKMPDQPVGMITIDSIFTPIVNVRYNVESTRVGQQTDYEKLVLEVETDGSIVPKDAVAYAGKVLRDHIQFFINFDASQETEKEDNERDEEISRIRKILITPVDELELSVRSHNCLRAADIKTLGDLVRKDESELLKFRNFGRKSLAELSAIVEVNNLTFGMDVEKYLKDSD from the coding sequence ATGAGCAATACACAATTTCAAATGCCGGAAAATGTCCTGCTGGAAGAATCATCCGGCACCGACCGTTTTGGTAGATTCATCGTCCAACCGTTGGAAAAAGGATACGGGGTCACAATCGGAAATGCATTGCGACGCGTACTTCTTTCCTCGCTTCCAGGATATGCAATCACAGCAATCCGTATCGAAGGCATCGTTCACGAATTCACAGCTCTTCCGGGAATCGTAGAAGATGTAACGGATATGATCCTGAATTTAAAGCAAGTTCGCTTGAAAGCGACCAACAAAAAAGTTGGCAAAGTGACTGTCCATTTAAAAGGTCCAGGAAAATTTCTTGCCGGCGATATTCAAAAAGCGACCCCTGAAGTCGAGATCTTGAATCCCGAACTTCACATTGCAACCTTGAATAAGGATGCCGATTTCGAGATTGAATTCCGTATCGGTCGCGGCAAAGGATACGTCACTGCTGAAGAAAATAAAATGCCGGATCAGCCTGTAGGAATGATTACGATCGATTCTATTTTTACGCCGATTGTGAATGTCCGATATAATGTTGAATCAACACGCGTTGGCCAGCAGACAGATTATGAAAAATTAGTGTTGGAAGTTGAGACGGATGGCTCCATTGTACCGAAAGACGCTGTTGCGTATGCCGGTAAAGTGTTGCGCGATCACATTCAGTTCTTCATCAATTTTGATGCGTCACAAGAAACGGAAAAAGAAGACAATGAACGCGACGAAGAAATTTCACGCATCCGCAAAATTTTAATCACACCGGTAGATGAGCTCGAACTGTCCGTTCGATCCCATAACTGTCTGCGCGCAGCGGATATTAAAACATTGGGTGATCTTGTCCGTAAGGATGAATCGGAATTGTTGAAATTCCGTAACTTCGGACGTAAATCGCTTGCTGAATTATCAGCAATCGTAGAAGTAAACAACCTCACATTCGGCATGGATGTGGAGAAATATTTGAAAGACAGCGACTAA
- the rpsD gene encoding 30S ribosomal protein S4 has protein sequence MARNTGSVTKQSRKLGIALSSKASKFMERRPYGPGQHGKGKRTKVSEYGLQLKEKQKMKYIYGVLERQFRNYFEKATHMKGKTGDNLVKLLELRLDNVVYRMGFAPTRRSARQLVTHGHFRINKEKVNIPSFQLKTGDVIAVREKSRQLDIIHNAMKRVKDASVYTWVSLDKAAMAGTFLRVPEREEIPMLANEQLVVELYSK, from the coding sequence ATGGCACGTAATACCGGTTCAGTAACAAAACAATCCCGCAAATTGGGTATTGCTCTCAGCAGCAAAGCAAGCAAATTCATGGAACGTCGTCCGTACGGCCCAGGCCAGCACGGAAAAGGAAAGCGTACCAAGGTTTCGGAATACGGCTTGCAGCTGAAAGAGAAACAAAAAATGAAATATATTTACGGGGTGCTTGAACGCCAATTCAGAAACTACTTTGAAAAAGCAACCCACATGAAAGGCAAAACGGGCGATAATTTGGTGAAGCTGCTCGAACTTCGTCTTGATAATGTTGTGTACCGGATGGGATTTGCTCCAACCCGACGCAGTGCACGCCAATTGGTAACGCATGGCCACTTTAGAATCAATAAGGAAAAAGTGAACATTCCATCGTTTCAATTAAAGACCGGTGATGTTATTGCTGTTCGCGAAAAAAGCCGGCAACTTGACATCATCCATAATGCCATGAAGCGCGTAAAAGATGCTTCGGTGTATACATGGGTGAGCTTGGACAAAGCTGCCATGGCTGGTACATTTTTACGCGTGCCGGAACGCGAAGAGATTCCGATGCTCGCAAACGAACAGCTCGTTGTTGAGTTGTACTCGAAATAA
- the rpsK gene encoding 30S ribosomal protein S11, producing the protein MAKQQTAPTVAAKKKKKIHVDVNGKVYVKATFNNVIVTITDTYGNTIAWSSAGKNAFKGSRKNTPFAAQVSAEAAAKEAYDLGLRKVEVFVKGPGSGREAAIRSLQTAGLEVTIIRDMTPIPHNGCRPPKRRRV; encoded by the coding sequence GTGGCTAAACAACAAACAGCGCCGACAGTTGCGGCAAAAAAGAAGAAAAAAATTCACGTTGACGTGAATGGAAAAGTGTATGTCAAAGCAACATTCAACAATGTTATTGTGACGATCACGGATACCTACGGAAACACGATCGCATGGTCGTCCGCTGGTAAGAACGCATTCAAAGGCTCGCGGAAGAACACACCATTTGCCGCACAAGTTTCTGCTGAAGCGGCTGCGAAAGAAGCGTACGATCTGGGACTTCGCAAAGTGGAAGTGTTTGTAAAAGGACCCGGTTCCGGACGTGAAGCGGCGATTCGTTCGCTGCAAACGGCAGGTCTCGAAGTGACGATCATTCGAGACATGACACCGATTCCGCACAACGGCTGCCGACCGCCGAAACGACGTAGAGTGTAA
- the rpsM gene encoding 30S ribosomal protein S13 yields the protein MARIAGVDLPKNKRSVIGLTYIFGIGDTVAKEILAKAGVDENKKVGSLTDEEVNKIRTIIQTDYKTEGALRAENQMNIKRLMDIGAYRGLRHRKGLPVRGQRTRTNSRTRKGKRKTVAGKKKAIAKK from the coding sequence GTGGCTCGTATCGCTGGCGTAGATTTACCAAAAAACAAACGTTCCGTAATCGGACTAACTTACATCTTCGGCATTGGTGACACCGTTGCCAAAGAGATTCTTGCAAAAGCAGGAGTGGATGAAAATAAAAAAGTCGGATCGTTGACTGATGAAGAGGTCAATAAGATCCGGACGATCATCCAGACCGATTATAAAACAGAAGGCGCATTGCGTGCCGAAAACCAAATGAACATCAAGCGTTTGATGGACATTGGAGCATATCGCGGCCTGCGTCATCGTAAAGGTTTGCCGGTGCGAGGACAACGCACACGTACCAATTCTCGTACGCGTAAAGGTAAACGTAAGACTGTAGCAGGAAAGAAAAAAGCAATCGCTAAAAAGTAA
- the rpmJ gene encoding 50S ribosomal protein L36, producing the protein MKVRASVKKICENCKIIRRKGKVMVICKKNPKHKQRQG; encoded by the coding sequence ATGAAAGTTCGTGCATCAGTAAAAAAGATCTGTGAAAACTGCAAGATCATCCGCCGAAAAGGCAAAGTGATGGTGATCTGCAAGAAAAATCCAAAACACAAGCAACGTCAAGGTTAA
- the infA gene encoding translation initiation factor IF-1 produces the protein MAKQDAIKIDGVISDTLPNASFRVRLDNGHEILAHISGKMRMHYIKILVGDKVTVELSPYDLTKGRITYRYK, from the coding sequence ATGGCAAAACAAGACGCGATAAAAATTGACGGAGTAATTTCAGACACATTGCCAAATGCGTCGTTTCGGGTAAGGTTGGACAATGGCCACGAAATTCTTGCGCATATCTCCGGCAAAATGCGTATGCACTATATTAAGATTCTGGTTGGCGACAAAGTAACGGTAGAACTTTCACCGTACGACTTGACAAAAGGCAGAATTACGTATCGGTACAAATAA
- the map gene encoding type I methionyl aminopeptidase: MAASIKSPAEIELMRESCRIVGDVIKLIGTQVKPGISTGELDAMAEDYIRSCNAEPAFKGYGSDPKNLFPATLCISVDSEVVHGIPGQRVLREGEIVSIDVGAKKNGFFGDGAFTFPVGQVSEEKMRLMRVTKESLNRAVEQAIDGNRIGDIAHAVQAFVEAEGFSVVRDLVGHAVGRELHEDPQVPNYGKAGKGPVLKEGMTLAIEPMVNAGTFKVLTAADRWTIVTQDGRPSAHFEYTVVVRKGKAEVLTIYN; the protein is encoded by the coding sequence ATGGCTGCTAGTATTAAATCTCCGGCTGAGATAGAATTGATGCGAGAGAGTTGCCGGATCGTTGGTGATGTTATAAAGCTGATAGGGACGCAAGTGAAGCCGGGAATTTCTACAGGAGAGCTAGATGCGATGGCGGAAGATTATATTCGCAGTTGCAATGCAGAACCGGCGTTTAAGGGATATGGTTCGGATCCCAAAAATCTTTTTCCAGCAACGTTATGCATATCGGTTGATAGTGAAGTAGTTCACGGAATCCCGGGGCAGCGAGTGTTGAGAGAGGGAGAAATTGTCTCGATTGATGTTGGCGCGAAAAAGAATGGTTTTTTTGGGGACGGGGCTTTTACCTTTCCGGTTGGACAGGTAAGTGAAGAGAAAATGCGGTTAATGAGAGTAACAAAAGAATCTCTTAATCGGGCAGTTGAACAAGCGATTGATGGAAATAGGATCGGTGATATTGCCCATGCGGTGCAGGCGTTTGTTGAAGCAGAAGGATTTTCGGTGGTGCGAGATTTAGTTGGGCATGCCGTAGGAAGAGAGTTGCACGAAGATCCGCAAGTTCCGAATTACGGGAAGGCGGGGAAGGGTCCGGTGTTGAAAGAAGGAATGACTCTTGCGATTGAACCAATGGTGAATGCAGGAACATTCAAAGTGTTAACGGCAGCGGATCGATGGACGATCGTTACACAAGATGGAAGACCTTCTGCGCACTTTGAATACACGGTGGTTGTTCGCAAAGGTAAAGCAGAAGTGTTAACAATCTATAATTAA
- the secY gene encoding preprotein translocase subunit SecY, producing MSKFTESFRNIFKIEELRTRLLFTAGLLIVVRLGSHVTLPGVDAGVLADAMRNQSDNTLFGLYDLFVGGAFSNAAIFALGIMPYISASIIIQLLGAVVPFFQKLQKEGETGRKKINQYTRLGTVVISILQAWGVSVRLESLNANGIPIVPIEVQGFFFAFSTMIFLTAGTMFMMWLGEQITERGLGNGISLIIFIGIIARFPHAVLDEFQLVSSGARPIIIELIIWAAMLLIVAGVIMVTQGTRRIPVQYAKRLVGRKVYGGVTQYIPMRVNTAGVMPIIFAQSLMFIPSTILTFFPDSEFVGSIAGYFQYTSFTYSFFYGLMIVFFTYFYTAIAFNPNDVADNMQKNGGFIPGIRPGKHTSDFIDNILTKITLPGSIFLAIIAILPAFMVKFGITSSFASFFGGTSLLISVGVALDTLQQIESHLMMRHYDGFMKSGKIKGRIGR from the coding sequence ATGAGTAAATTCACCGAAAGTTTTAGAAATATTTTCAAGATCGAAGAGCTTCGAACGCGCTTGCTATTCACCGCAGGGTTGTTGATCGTTGTCAGACTTGGATCGCATGTGACACTGCCCGGCGTTGATGCCGGTGTACTTGCTGATGCAATGCGCAATCAGTCTGATAATACCCTCTTTGGATTGTACGATCTGTTTGTTGGCGGTGCGTTTAGTAATGCCGCAATTTTTGCATTGGGTATTATGCCCTATATCAGTGCCTCTATTATTATCCAATTACTCGGGGCGGTTGTTCCGTTCTTTCAGAAATTGCAAAAAGAGGGAGAAACAGGTCGTAAGAAGATTAATCAATACACCCGGTTGGGGACGGTAGTGATTTCAATATTACAGGCATGGGGTGTCAGTGTTCGTTTAGAGAGTTTGAATGCGAATGGAATACCGATTGTACCTATTGAAGTGCAGGGATTTTTCTTTGCATTCAGCACAATGATTTTTCTGACCGCAGGAACAATGTTCATGATGTGGCTTGGAGAACAAATTACGGAACGCGGCCTCGGTAACGGTATTTCGTTGATCATTTTTATCGGCATCATCGCGCGTTTTCCTCATGCTGTTCTTGATGAGTTCCAATTGGTCAGCTCGGGTGCACGCCCGATTATTATTGAATTGATTATTTGGGCGGCAATGTTGTTGATCGTGGCTGGAGTTATTATGGTCACACAAGGTACGCGCCGAATTCCGGTGCAGTATGCAAAAAGACTTGTCGGCCGCAAAGTGTACGGTGGTGTTACACAATATATACCGATGCGTGTCAATACCGCTGGTGTTATGCCGATCATTTTTGCCCAATCATTAATGTTTATTCCCAGCACAATCTTGACATTTTTCCCTGACAGTGAATTTGTCGGATCGATTGCCGGATATTTTCAATACACATCGTTCACATATTCATTCTTTTACGGATTGATGATTGTGTTCTTTACATATTTTTATACGGCAATTGCATTCAATCCGAATGACGTTGCAGATAATATGCAAAAGAACGGCGGATTTATTCCCGGTATTCGTCCAGGAAAACATACATCCGATTTCATTGATAATATTTTAACAAAAATTACATTGCCGGGCTCAATCTTTTTGGCGATCATTGCCATTCTTCCTGCGTTCATGGTGAAGTTTGGAATTACATCAAGCTTTGCATCGTTCTTTGGCGGAACAAGTTTGTTAATCTCTGTCGGTGTCGCACTCGATACACTTCAACAGATCGAATCGCACTTGATGATGAGACACTATGACGGCTTTATGAAGAGCGGCAAAATAAAAGGTCGTATCGGTCGATAA
- the rplO gene encoding 50S ribosomal protein L15, translating to MANILSNLTYAVGSRKKKKRIGRGQGSGHGGTSTRGHKGQGSRSGSGIKRNFEGGQMPLVRRLPKFGFTPRNRVEYAVVNVELLQKLVDDKKITDGIISPEVLVNIGTVSDKRAPVKILGDGELKAKLTVTAHKFSKSAVEKITKAGGTTKEISNEKVAA from the coding sequence ATGGCAAATATTCTCAGCAACTTAACATACGCAGTAGGTTCACGCAAAAAGAAAAAACGCATTGGTCGCGGACAAGGTTCAGGACACGGCGGAACATCGACACGCGGTCACAAAGGACAGGGCTCCCGTTCAGGCTCCGGTATCAAAAGAAATTTTGAAGGCGGACAGATGCCGCTTGTACGACGGTTACCGAAGTTCGGTTTTACACCGCGCAATCGTGTTGAATATGCTGTCGTGAATGTTGAATTGCTGCAAAAGCTTGTCGACGATAAAAAAATTACCGATGGAATAATTTCTCCTGAAGTTCTTGTGAACATTGGGACAGTATCTGATAAACGAGCACCCGTAAAAATTCTGGGCGATGGCGAGTTAAAAGCAAAGTTGACAGTAACTGCACATAAGTTCAGCAAGTCTGCTGTCGAAAAAATTACAAAAGCTGGTGGAACAACAAAAGAAATCTCAAACGAAAAAGTTGCTGCTTAA
- the rpmD gene encoding 50S ribosomal protein L30: MAAPKKIKITQKVSIIDTLAKHKATIKALGLGRPNYSVVHTETPQIRGMINTVRHLVTVEEVKS; encoded by the coding sequence ATGGCAGCGCCGAAAAAAATTAAAATTACACAAAAGGTCAGCATTATAGACACGCTGGCAAAACATAAAGCAACGATCAAAGCGCTTGGACTTGGTCGTCCGAATTATTCTGTAGTCCATACCGAGACTCCTCAGATTCGTGGAATGATCAATACGGTCCGCCATTTGGTGACCGTTGAAGAAGTTAAATCATAA
- the rpsE gene encoding 30S ribosomal protein S5 codes for MARIKTSDLDLKDKLVHINRVAKVVKGGRRFSFNAIVVVGDGNGYVGIGLGKANEVADAISKGTDDAKKNVVKVPLINGTVPHDALGKFGAGKVLLRPAAPGTGLIAGGGVRAVLEMAGVKDILTKQMGSANPHNVVKATLRALLSMRDARMVAAERGISVQELFQN; via the coding sequence TTGGCTCGAATAAAAACAAGTGATCTTGATCTGAAAGACAAACTGGTCCACATTAACCGTGTTGCAAAAGTGGTGAAAGGTGGTCGTCGTTTCAGTTTTAATGCTATCGTCGTCGTTGGTGACGGGAATGGGTATGTAGGGATCGGACTTGGAAAAGCAAACGAAGTTGCAGATGCTATTTCCAAAGGGACAGATGATGCAAAAAAGAACGTTGTGAAAGTTCCGTTAATTAACGGCACAGTTCCTCACGACGCCCTTGGAAAATTCGGTGCAGGGAAAGTGTTGCTTCGTCCTGCAGCGCCCGGTACCGGTTTGATCGCTGGCGGCGGAGTTCGCGCAGTGTTGGAGATGGCAGGAGTGAAAGATATTCTGACAAAGCAAATGGGATCGGCTAATCCGCATAACGTTGTGAAGGCAACATTGCGTGCATTGCTTTCCATGCGCGATGCAAGAATGGTTGCAGCAGAACGCGGAATTTCCGTGCAAGAACTTTTTCAAAACTAA
- the rplR gene encoding 50S ribosomal protein L18 yields MIKKDTTKRRLRIKQTIKKKVFGSTERPRFSVYRSLNEIYGQIIDDVTGKTIVALSTNAKEVKQEVAAVKTKIEQSTLVGKLLAKKAIEKNISAVVFDRNGYLYHGRVKAFADGAREGGLKF; encoded by the coding sequence ATGATAAAAAAAGACACTACAAAGCGGCGTTTACGAATTAAACAAACGATCAAAAAGAAAGTTTTCGGTTCCACGGAGCGACCCCGTTTTTCCGTCTATCGCAGCTTGAACGAAATTTACGGTCAGATCATCGATGATGTCACCGGAAAAACAATCGTTGCTCTTTCGACGAATGCAAAAGAAGTAAAACAAGAAGTCGCTGCTGTGAAGACGAAGATTGAACAAAGCACGCTGGTAGGCAAGTTGCTTGCAAAAAAAGCGATCGAGAAAAATATCAGCGCAGTGGTGTTCGACCGTAACGGATATTTATATCATGGTCGCGTGAAGGCATTTGCAGACGGTGCACGCGAAGGCGGATTGAAATTCTAA
- the rplF gene encoding 50S ribosomal protein L6, whose product MSRIGKKLITVPSGVTVSVNNGVVTVKGKNGELNERLHPNVGIEIKGNEVTITRKTEERANRAIHGTTRANVANMVKGVAEGFSKKLELVGVGYKAEMKGKNLALALGFSHPILFRAPESVKIETPTQTSITITGYDKQLVGLISAKIRSFKLPEPYKGKGIKYEGEVLRRKAGKTAASSK is encoded by the coding sequence GTGTCACGTATAGGTAAAAAACTTATTACAGTTCCGAGTGGCGTAACGGTCTCCGTGAATAACGGCGTAGTTACCGTCAAAGGAAAAAACGGAGAACTCAACGAACGACTTCATCCGAATGTCGGCATTGAGATCAAGGGCAACGAAGTAACAATTACTCGTAAGACGGAAGAACGTGCGAATCGTGCGATTCATGGCACCACCCGTGCGAACGTTGCCAATATGGTGAAAGGTGTTGCCGAGGGATTCTCCAAAAAATTGGAATTGGTCGGCGTTGGTTACAAGGCAGAAATGAAGGGGAAAAATCTTGCACTCGCACTCGGATTTTCACACCCTATCTTATTTCGTGCACCGGAATCAGTGAAGATTGAAACTCCGACTCAAACAAGCATCACTATCACTGGTTATGATAAACAACTTGTCGGACTCATTTCGGCGAAGATTCGTTCCTTCAAACTTCCTGAACCATACAAAGGTAAAGGAATAAAATACGAAGGTGAAGTGCTCCGTCGTAAAGCCGGTAAAACAGCAGCAAGCTCGAAATAA
- the rpsH gene encoding 30S ribosomal protein S8, protein MAHSDPIADYLTRLRNAIQAKHKKVEIPASNVKREITRILAENKLITKYDVVADDKQGTIRIALKYYAGSNVIKGSRRVSTPGRRVYRQVEDLPRVSNGLGLAIVSTSKGLMSDKQARKENVGGEVLCLIW, encoded by the coding sequence ATGGCTCATTCAGATCCAATCGCAGATTATCTTACACGTCTTCGCAACGCAATTCAAGCGAAGCACAAAAAAGTTGAAATCCCTGCTTCCAATGTGAAACGGGAAATCACCCGCATTCTTGCGGAAAATAAACTCATCACAAAGTATGATGTTGTCGCTGATGATAAACAAGGTACGATCCGAATCGCATTAAAATATTATGCGGGTTCTAACGTGATCAAAGGTTCGCGTCGCGTTAGTACGCCGGGCCGCCGTGTTTATCGTCAAGTAGAAGATCTGCCGCGCGTCAGTAACGGTTTGGGTCTTGCGATCGTTTCAACATCAAAAGGTTTGATGTCCGATAAACAAGCTCGCAAAGAAAATGTCGGTGGAGAAGTTCTCTGCCTTATTTGGTAA
- the rpsN gene encoding 30S ribosomal protein S14: MAKLSSIARQKRREKLVAKYAAKRKELIEKGDVEALRLLPRDSNPTRLHNRCFQTGRSRGYFRKFGLGRMAFRKLAHEGKIPGLTKASW, from the coding sequence ATGGCAAAACTCAGCTCAATTGCGCGTCAAAAGCGTCGTGAAAAATTGGTGGCAAAGTATGCTGCTAAACGTAAAGAATTGATCGAAAAAGGTGATGTTGAAGCATTGCGTCTTCTTCCGCGCGACAGTAACCCCACTCGGTTACACAATCGCTGCTTTCAGACAGGCCGTTCACGCGGTTATTTCAGAAAATTCGGCCTTGGACGTATGGCGTTCCGAAAATTAGCACACGAAGGAAAAATTCCAGGTCTTACGAAAGCAAGCTGGTAA
- the rplE gene encoding 50S ribosomal protein L5, whose protein sequence is MAKEKKQHKEEKKGPGVREAGVYPRLAEKYKKDIIPAMMKQFGYKNVMQVPKLEKISVNIGVGQATQDAKLLDVAVGELETITGQKAAITKAKKAISNFKLRQNLPIGARVTLRSNMMFEFLDRLISLAMPQIRDFRGISDRSFDGRGNYTLGIKEQIIFPEIDADRVTKISGMDITFVTTANTDMEAMELLKLFGVPFVKREQPVAKAS, encoded by the coding sequence ATGGCAAAAGAAAAGAAACAGCACAAAGAAGAGAAAAAGGGACCGGGAGTACGTGAAGCCGGCGTGTATCCGCGCCTTGCCGAGAAATATAAAAAAGATATCATTCCTGCAATGATGAAACAGTTCGGCTATAAGAACGTGATGCAGGTTCCAAAACTCGAAAAGATCTCTGTGAACATCGGCGTCGGACAGGCAACACAAGATGCAAAATTATTGGATGTTGCCGTTGGTGAATTGGAAACGATCACCGGACAAAAAGCAGCCATCACGAAAGCGAAAAAAGCTATCTCCAATTTCAAACTCCGTCAGAATCTGCCGATTGGTGCTCGTGTTACGCTGCGCAGCAACATGATGTTTGAATTCTTAGATCGTTTGATCAGTTTAGCAATGCCGCAGATCCGCGACTTCCGCGGAATCTCTGACCGTTCGTTTGACGGACGCGGTAACTATACGCTTGGAATTAAAGAACAAATTATTTTCCCAGAAATTGATGCAGATCGCGTTACAAAGATTTCCGGTATGGATATTACATTTGTTACGACGGCTAACACCGATATGGAAGCAATGGAACTTTTGAAATTATTCGGCGTTCCATTTGTAAAACGTGAACAACCAGTAGCGAAAGCAAGTTAA
- the rplX gene encoding 50S ribosomal protein L24, translating into MHVKKNDIVVVISGNSKGKEGKVLKVFPEKNRVIVEGVNIMKRHTKPSQSNPQGGVVQKEAPIHSSNVMLKDPKSGEKTRIGYARTKDSVSGKKKVMRVARKSGEMF; encoded by the coding sequence ATGCACGTAAAGAAAAATGATATCGTTGTAGTCATCTCCGGAAACTCCAAAGGCAAAGAGGGTAAAGTGCTGAAAGTATTTCCGGAAAAAAATCGAGTGATCGTTGAAGGTGTGAACATTATGAAGCGTCACACAAAACCTTCCCAGAGCAATCCGCAGGGCGGAGTCGTTCAGAAGGAAGCTCCAATCCATTCATCCAACGTGATGTTGAAAGATCCAAAGTCCGGCGAAAAAACCCGCATTGGATATGCCCGCACAAAAGATTCAGTCAGCGGAAAGAAAAAAGTAATGCGTGTCGCTCGGAAAAGCGGAGAAATGTTTTAA